The following proteins are co-located in the Vigna angularis cultivar LongXiaoDou No.4 chromosome 2, ASM1680809v1, whole genome shotgun sequence genome:
- the LOC108329182 gene encoding phosphatidylinositol 4-kinase gamma 7 — translation MYPDLDPCLHDEMVVATFKGPPSECCENKKMERKPSGRRRVFVQTDTGCVLGMELDRCDNAHTVKRKLQVAFNVPTQESSLICGDMVLKNDLSVVRNDSPLLLTKTFLHRSSSTPCLSPTGRDLQQRDQSGPIEVIGCSDMFAGAKQLVKDIMKAIKVGIEPIPIHGGLGGAYYFRNSNGENVAIVKPTDEEPYAPNNPKGFVGKTLGQPGLKRSVRVGETGFREVAAYLLDHDHFANVPCTALVKVRHSIFNVNDRVNGSMQHNKKQISKIASLQQFIPHDFDASDHGTSSFPVAAVHRIGILDVRILNTDRHAGNLLVRKLEGSGRFDQVELFPIDHGLCLPESLEDPYFEWIHWPQASIPFSDDELDYIYNLDPFRDSDMLKMELPMIREACLRVLVLCTIFLKEAAAFGLCLAEIGEMMSREFQGHEEEPSELELICIETKKQLDQEELFSFEAEVVEKDVIQFELDCEDQDLNLNTKVEEKPSVMSPFQVGARNGVVRNTLCKLVESVMEEDETGSQGELPPLGSDEYNGVGNGVPNVSKLSLSVKNTRAGEKGRQQSGIKQKSGFLAGTSSGNTTVNDLPASSSFVKLTDMDEDRWNQFLENFQRLLIPAFFNRKQGNASKKQRQRLGTSCQF, via the coding sequence ATGTATCCTGATTTGGACCCCTGTTTACATGATGAGATGGTGGTTGCAACCTTCAAAGGACCTCCTAGTGAGTGTTGTGAGAAtaagaaaatggaaagaaagCCTTCTGGGAGAAGACGTGTATTTGTTCAGACTGATACTGGGTGTGTTTTGGGAATGGAATTAGATAGATGTGACAATGCCCATACTGTGAAAAGGAAATTACAAGTTGCATTCAATGTTCCAACTCAGGAAAGCTCACTTATATGTGGGGACATGGTCTTGAAGAATGACCTAAGTGTGGTTAGAAATGATTCTCCACTTCTTCTCACTAAGACTTTTTTACATAGGAGTTCATCTACTCCATGCCTTTCACCTACTGGCAGGGATCTTCAGCAGAGGGATCAGAGTGGGCCAATTGAGGTTATAGGTTGCTCAGATATGTTTGCAGGAGCCAAACAACTGGTTAAGGATATTATGAAGGCAATAAAAGTTGGCATTGAACCAATTCCCATTCACGGTGGATTAGGGGGTGCATATTATTTTCGGAATAGTAACGGTGAAAATGTTGCTATTGTGAAACCGACTGATGAGGAACCTTATGCACCAAACAACCCTAAAGGTTTTGTTGGCAAAACTCTTGGACAACCAGGACTGAAACGTTCAGTGAGGGTTGGGGAGACAGGTTTCAGAGAAGTTGCAGCTTACCTTCTTGACCATGATCATTTTGCGAATGTGCCCTGTACTGCCCTTGTGAAGGTTAGACATTCTATATTTAACGTTAATGACAGGGTCAATGGTAGTATGCAGCATAACAAGAAACAAATAAGCAAGATTGCATCACTACAGCAGTTCATTCCTCATGATTTTGATGCAAGTGATCATGGAACTTCTAGTTTCCCTGTTGCTGCTGTGCACAGGATTGGGATTTTGGATGTGCGAATTTTAAACACTGACAGACATGCAGGAAATCTTCTGGTCAGGAAGCTTGAAGGGTCTGGAAGGTTTGACCAGGTGGAGCTTTTTCCCATTGATCATGGTCTTTGTCTCCCTGAAAGTTTGGAAGATCCTTATTTTGAATGGATCCATTGGCCTCAGGCATCAATTCCTTTCTCAGATGACGAACTCGACTACATATATAATCTAGACCCATTTCGAGATTCAGACATGCTTAAAATGGAACTGCCCATGATTCGAGAAGCATGCTTGCGAGTTTTAGTTCTCTGCACAATCTTCCTCAAGGAAGCGGCAGCTTTTGGTCTTTGTCTAGCAGAGATTGGTGAAATGATGAGCAGGGAATTTCAGGGACACGAAGAAGAGCCTAGTGAGCTTGAGCTTATCTGTATTGAAACAAAGAAACAGTTGGATCAGGaagaattattttcttttgaagcaGAAGTAGTAGAAAAGGATGTAATTCAGTTTGAGTTAGATTGTGAGGATCAGGATTTGAATTTGAATACAAAAGTAGAAGAGAAACCATCCGTGATGTCACCTTTTCAAGTTGGAGCAAGAAATGGAGTCGTTAGGAACACACTTTGTAAACTAGTGGAGAGTGTGATGGAGGAGGACGAGACTGGAAGTCAAGGAGAGTTACCCCCCTTAGGTAGTGATGAATACAATGGTGTGGGAAATGGGGTGCCTAATGTTTCAAAGCTGTCTTTGTCTGTGAAAAACACGAGAGCTGGTGAAAAAGGTCGGCAGCAATCGGGTATAAAGCAAAAGAGTGGCTTTTTGGCTGGTACCTCATCTGGAAATACAACTGTGAATGACTTGCCTGCAAGCTCAAGTTTCGTGAAGTTAACAGACATGGATGAAGACAGGTGGAATCAGTTTCTTGAGAATTTTCAGAGGCTGTTGATCCCAGCATTTTTTAATCGCAAACAAGGAAATGCGAGCAAGAAGCAGAGACAGAGACTTGGAACTTCATGCCAATTTTAG